The Sulfurimonas hydrogeniphila genome includes a window with the following:
- a CDS encoding AMIN domain-containing protein: MIRVLLFLSLFFMMLHARENPFFPVQSGQDIPLTSNQTTKLPMLKRATVTLPSTARTIESVTVTYKNLDGSIAHKKVTIQNAIDWHLPVFISQNYNESDSTQFIEKQIKKSSVKIKYKKVASLKFIAFYVKKNKLKIVTKDKMLRNFLLVKPHRIVCDFKRDTDIGSLIKSLKEGSLFTKIRLGTHKGYYRVVIELDGYYSYKLDYIRGGYIITLL, encoded by the coding sequence ATGATAAGAGTTTTGTTGTTTTTAAGTCTCTTTTTTATGATGCTTCATGCAAGAGAAAATCCCTTTTTCCCGGTACAGAGTGGACAGGATATCCCTTTAACATCCAATCAGACAACAAAACTGCCGATGCTCAAAAGAGCCACTGTGACATTACCCTCCACTGCACGAACGATTGAAAGTGTTACCGTGACATATAAAAACCTGGACGGTTCGATTGCACATAAAAAAGTCACTATCCAAAATGCGATAGACTGGCATTTGCCTGTTTTTATTTCACAAAACTATAATGAATCCGACAGTACACAGTTTATTGAAAAACAGATAAAAAAAAGCAGTGTAAAAATAAAATACAAAAAAGTCGCATCATTAAAGTTTATAGCATTTTATGTCAAAAAGAACAAACTCAAGATTGTGACAAAAGATAAAATGCTGAGAAATTTTTTGTTGGTAAAACCACATAGAATTGTCTGTGATTTTAAGCGTGATACCGATATAGGCAGCCTGATAAAAAGTTTAAAAGAGGGGTCGCTTTTTACAAAAATACGACTGGGAACACATAAAGGCTACTACAGGGTTGTGATAGAACTCGACGGGTATTACAGCTATAAACTGGATTATATCCGTGGAGGATATATAATTACACTTTTATAA